In the genome of Gloeotrichia echinulata CP02, one region contains:
- a CDS encoding low specificity L-threonine aldolase, producing the protein MCPQSPVPCYNLEQFASDNYSGICPEALDYTMKANQGSAPAYGNDEWTQKAADYFRELFEIDCEVFFTFNGTAANSLSLAALCQSYHSVICHETSHIETDECGAPEFASNGSKLLLAKGENGKLTPQSIESIVTKRADIHYPKPKVISITQATELGTLYSLEDLVGIKEVAQKYNLKIHMDGARFANAVAAMNKSPAEITWKSGVDVLCFCGTKNGMALGEAILFFNKALAEDFDYRCKQAGQLASKMRFISAPWLGLLETGAWLKNAQHANQCAEYLENQLLNIAGVEMMFPREANAVFVKLPEQVISSLKAKNWQFYTFIGVGGVRLMCSWNTTQSRMDELITDIQEAIA; encoded by the coding sequence TTGTGTCCCCAGTCCCCAGTCCCCTGCTATAATTTAGAACAGTTTGCTAGTGATAATTACTCTGGTATTTGTCCAGAAGCACTGGACTACACGATGAAAGCGAATCAAGGTAGTGCGCCTGCTTATGGAAATGATGAATGGACGCAAAAAGCAGCGGATTATTTTCGAGAACTTTTTGAAATTGATTGTGAGGTATTTTTTACTTTTAACGGTACAGCGGCAAATTCTTTGTCTTTAGCAGCACTTTGTCAATCTTATCATAGTGTGATTTGTCATGAGACATCACACATAGAAACTGATGAATGTGGCGCACCAGAATTTGCTTCTAATGGCTCCAAATTGCTACTTGCTAAAGGAGAGAATGGGAAATTAACGCCGCAGAGTATAGAATCAATTGTGACGAAACGGGCTGATATTCATTATCCTAAACCTAAAGTTATTAGTATTACCCAAGCAACTGAATTAGGAACTTTGTATTCTCTTGAAGATTTGGTGGGAATTAAAGAAGTTGCTCAAAAGTATAATTTAAAGATTCACATGGATGGTGCCCGCTTTGCCAATGCAGTAGCTGCTATGAATAAAAGTCCCGCTGAAATCACTTGGAAGAGTGGCGTAGATGTGTTATGTTTTTGTGGAACAAAGAATGGTATGGCTTTAGGTGAAGCGATTCTTTTCTTTAACAAAGCATTAGCAGAGGATTTTGATTATCGCTGTAAGCAAGCAGGTCAACTAGCTTCAAAAATGCGATTTATTTCTGCTCCTTGGTTGGGTTTATTAGAAACAGGCGCTTGGCTGAAAAATGCACAACATGCTAATCAATGCGCTGAGTACTTAGAAAATCAACTATTAAATATAGCAGGCGTTGAAATGATGTTTCCCAGAGAAGCCAACGCTGTTTTTGTTAAGTTACCGGAACAGGTAATTTCTAGCTTAAAAGCAAAAAACTGGCAGTTTTATACATTTATTGGCGTGGGTGGAGTGCGTTTGATGTGTTCTTGGAACACAACCCAATCGCGAATGGATGAATTGATCACAGATATTCAGGAAGCGATCGCGTAA
- a CDS encoding transposase produces MQGGDARVLVLEYKAVVKRATSKAIDEAILTSQFVRNKVLRYWMDNRGVKPSALKCGKKELYQYNTQLRAEFKFVNDLNSHACQASVENVERAINRFFDNCKKNKPGKKGYPRFKKHSRSVEYKVSGWKLHPTKRRITFTDKKGIGELKLLGKWDIHQYPVELIKRVRIVRRADGYYVQFCVKVDNQQEASRTTSEIGIDVGLEYFYSDSNGNHLRVRAASRREASRREENPRFLRKAEKDIKRVQRNIYKKKKGSSGRRKARGVYARKHLKVTRQRNEHAKRLARNLTLANAKVVLEDLNISGLVRNHKLALSISDASWYNFRQWLEYFGAKFGREIIAVPPHFTSIECSNCGARVQKSLSTRTHSCPHCGYIEQRDVNAAKVILSRANGRGGQSQTNASRDVPSTSVGHIALGVSPSEKTCKSKERQ; encoded by the coding sequence ATGCAAGGAGGTGATGCAAGAGTGTTGGTATTGGAATATAAAGCAGTTGTCAAAAGAGCCACATCAAAAGCCATAGATGAAGCTATTCTTACAAGTCAATTTGTCCGAAACAAAGTGCTTAGATATTGGATGGATAATAGAGGCGTTAAGCCTTCGGCATTAAAATGCGGCAAGAAAGAACTATATCAGTACAACACTCAATTAAGAGCAGAATTTAAATTTGTCAATGATTTAAACAGTCATGCTTGTCAAGCATCAGTAGAAAATGTAGAACGTGCTATCAATAGATTTTTTGATAACTGCAAGAAAAACAAACCTGGGAAAAAGGGTTATCCCCGGTTCAAAAAGCATAGCCGTTCAGTCGAATATAAGGTGTCTGGGTGGAAGTTGCACCCAACAAAGCGCCGTATAACTTTCACCGATAAAAAAGGTATTGGCGAACTCAAGCTATTAGGTAAATGGGATATTCATCAATACCCTGTTGAACTAATTAAACGAGTGAGGATTGTCCGTAGAGCGGATGGATACTATGTGCAATTTTGCGTCAAGGTTGATAACCAGCAAGAGGCATCACGAACTACATCAGAAATCGGAATTGATGTCGGACTGGAATATTTCTACTCTGATAGTAATGGCAACCATCTTCGCGTTCGCGCAGCGTCTCGCAGAGAAGCGTCTCGCAGAGAGGAGAATCCGCGATTTCTCCGCAAGGCAGAGAAAGATATTAAGCGGGTTCAACGTAACATTTACAAGAAGAAAAAAGGGTCATCTGGTAGAAGAAAAGCGCGTGGTGTTTATGCTCGTAAACATTTAAAAGTAACAAGACAAAGGAATGAACATGCGAAAAGACTCGCACGTAACTTAACCCTGGCTAACGCTAAGGTTGTCTTGGAAGATTTAAATATTTCCGGCTTGGTAAGAAACCACAAACTAGCCTTGAGCATTTCTGATGCTTCTTGGTACAACTTCCGTCAGTGGCTCGAATACTTTGGTGCAAAATTTGGACGGGAAATCATTGCGGTTCCTCCCCACTTCACAAGCATTGAATGTAGTAATTGTGGTGCTAGAGTGCAAAAATCTCTCAGCACCCGTACCCATTCTTGTCCACATTGCGGATATATTGAACAACGTGATGTGAATGCTGCCAAAGTAATTTTAAGTCGTGCAAACGGTAGGGGTGGGCAATCCCAAACTAACGCCAGTAGAGATGTTCCCTCTACTTCTGTTGGTCACATCGCCCTTGGCGTCTCCCCGAGTGAGAAGACCTGCAAAAGCAAGGAACGTCAGTGA
- a CDS encoding MoaD/ThiS family protein yields the protein MAVKVLVPTNLQNLTNNQATLESSGSSISELLNSLETSFPGIKSRLCDEAGKPRRFLNLYVNSEDIRFLDGTETALKDGDEVSIVPAVAGG from the coding sequence ATGGCTGTAAAAGTTTTAGTTCCTACCAATCTTCAGAATTTAACCAATAACCAAGCGACCCTAGAATCGAGTGGTAGCAGTATTTCTGAACTGTTAAACTCATTAGAAACAAGCTTTCCTGGTATCAAGTCACGTTTGTGTGATGAAGCAGGAAAACCACGGCGGTTTTTGAATTTGTACGTCAATAGCGAAGATATCCGCTTTTTGGACGGGACAGAAACAGCCCTGAAAGATGGCGATGAGGTAAGTATTGTCCCCGCTGTGGCTGGTGGTTGA
- a CDS encoding transposase, which translates to MTFRLYPNKQIEQSLRYHRKLHKDLYNAAIYNRFTQYQKFNHKVDYFEQQNCLPEFKEVWTEYKEINSQALQATLKRVDFAFQRWFAGLGKRPKYKSIRHYSGWTYPAKTGYSVESNGENGYLNLSKIGRIQMRGQAKYWGTPTTCTIVFRNNKWYASITVDVLDQVLKPENLPTGAIGIDLGCISALSITDGLNHQQIEAPKFLRNAEHQIKKASKEKRRKRAPNRKKKIKASRRWKKAQNKVSKLTRKVANQRQNWVHQVAAEIVSGNSFIATEKLEVKNMTSSAKKGKRKKQKAGLNKSILDVGFGMLRSAIKYKVEQIGGVFVEVPTLKVRPSQTCPKCGHQHKKTLDVRVHECSVCGYRQDRDIAAAEVMLYWAKGTLPESGTGFVGAEPSSSTSCTRKKAGSMKQLGAKKRQKSTESFARNELRDVETHSSGEANCG; encoded by the coding sequence ATGACTTTCAGGTTATACCCAAATAAGCAGATAGAGCAGTCTTTGCGGTATCACCGAAAGCTCCATAAAGACTTGTATAATGCTGCTATTTATAACAGATTCACTCAATATCAAAAGTTCAACCACAAGGTTGATTATTTTGAACAACAGAATTGTTTGCCAGAGTTCAAAGAAGTTTGGACAGAGTATAAAGAAATCAATTCTCAAGCTCTACAAGCAACTTTGAAACGTGTTGATTTTGCTTTCCAACGCTGGTTTGCAGGATTGGGTAAACGCCCTAAATACAAGTCAATTCGCCATTATTCTGGCTGGACATATCCAGCTAAAACTGGGTATTCTGTGGAATCTAACGGCGAAAACGGTTACTTGAATCTGTCTAAGATTGGACGCATTCAAATGCGAGGTCAGGCTAAGTATTGGGGAACACCTACTACTTGCACCATTGTTTTTAGAAATAACAAATGGTACGCATCTATTACCGTTGATGTTTTAGACCAAGTTCTCAAACCAGAAAATTTACCAACAGGTGCTATTGGTATAGACTTAGGTTGTATTTCAGCATTGTCAATTACTGATGGTCTAAATCATCAACAGATTGAAGCTCCCAAGTTTTTGAGAAATGCAGAACATCAAATCAAAAAAGCGTCTAAGGAGAAGAGGCGTAAACGCGCACCAAATAGAAAAAAGAAGATTAAGGCTTCTAGAAGATGGAAAAAAGCCCAAAATAAAGTTAGTAAACTAACTCGTAAAGTTGCTAACCAGCGTCAAAATTGGGTACATCAAGTTGCAGCAGAAATTGTCAGCGGTAATAGCTTCATTGCAACTGAGAAACTAGAAGTAAAGAACATGACAAGTTCGGCTAAGAAAGGTAAGCGTAAAAAGCAAAAAGCAGGTTTGAATAAGTCAATACTTGACGTAGGTTTTGGAATGCTACGCAGTGCCATCAAGTACAAAGTTGAGCAAATTGGTGGTGTATTTGTTGAAGTTCCAACCCTGAAGGTAAGGCCTAGTCAAACCTGCCCCAAATGCGGTCATCAGCACAAGAAAACACTCGATGTTAGAGTTCACGAGTGTAGTGTTTGTGGATATCGTCAAGACCGAGATATCGCCGCTGCCGAGGTAATGCTTTACTGGGCTAAAGGCACTCTACCGGAGTCAGGAACTGGCTTCGTAGGCGCAGAGCCATCTAGCTCTACTTCATGTACTCGTAAAAAAGCGGGAAGCATGAAGCAACTAGGGGCAAAGAAGCGTCAAAAATCTACAGAAAGCTTTGCTAGAAACGAACTGAGGGACGTAGAAACCCACAGTTCAGGCGAAGCCAACTGTGGGTAG
- the thrC gene encoding threonine synthase, with protein sequence MTQAAITLNQASNAIFKALKCKECGAEYELKASNVCELCFGPLEVKYDYNALRQTVSREKIQAGPNSIWRYRPFLPVATDNVIDVGTGMTPLVRSHRLARRLGLNKLFIKNDAVNMPTLSFKDRVVSVALTRARELGFTTVSCASTGNLANSTAAIAAHAGLECYVFIPSDLESGKVLGSLIYSPTLMAVKGNYDQVNRLCSEVANTHGWGFVNINLRPYYSEGSKTLGFEVAEQLGWELPDHIVAPLASGSLFTKIYKGFQEFVEVGLVEGKNVRFSGAQAEGCSPIAEAFKQNRDFIKPVKPNTIAKSIAIGNPADGIYAVEIAKKTGGNIEAVNDAEIIEGIKLLAETEGIFTETAGGTTVAVLKKLVEAGKIDPDETTVVYITGNGLKTQEALQGYVGEPLTIDAKLDSFENALERSRTLDRLEWQQVLV encoded by the coding sequence ATGACTCAGGCAGCTATCACACTCAACCAAGCAAGCAATGCCATATTCAAAGCCTTGAAGTGTAAGGAATGTGGCGCGGAATATGAGCTAAAAGCCAGTAATGTTTGTGAGTTATGCTTCGGTCCGTTGGAAGTCAAGTACGACTACAATGCTCTGCGTCAAACTGTCAGCCGTGAAAAAATTCAAGCCGGTCCAAATTCAATTTGGCGGTATCGTCCCTTTTTACCCGTCGCCACTGACAATGTTATAGATGTGGGAACAGGTATGACTCCCCTAGTTCGTTCCCATCGTCTGGCACGCCGCCTGGGTTTAAATAAATTATTTATTAAAAATGATGCCGTCAATATGCCCACCCTCAGTTTTAAAGACCGGGTGGTTTCAGTCGCTCTCACTCGCGCCAGGGAGTTGGGTTTCACCACAGTTTCCTGTGCTAGCACCGGGAACTTGGCAAATTCTACCGCTGCGATCGCCGCCCACGCCGGTTTAGAATGCTATGTATTTATCCCCTCTGACTTAGAATCTGGCAAAGTTCTGGGTAGCTTGATCTACAGTCCTACCCTGATGGCTGTGAAAGGTAATTACGATCAAGTCAATCGTCTCTGTTCGGAAGTGGCGAATACACATGGATGGGGTTTTGTCAATATCAATTTGCGCCCCTACTACTCCGAAGGTTCCAAGACACTAGGCTTTGAAGTCGCTGAACAACTAGGTTGGGAACTACCAGACCATATTGTGGCGCCTCTAGCTTCTGGTTCCTTATTTACAAAAATTTATAAAGGTTTCCAAGAATTTGTCGAGGTCGGTTTGGTAGAAGGTAAGAATGTCCGGTTTAGCGGCGCCCAAGCCGAAGGTTGTTCCCCCATCGCCGAAGCCTTTAAGCAAAATAGAGACTTTATTAAACCAGTGAAACCGAATACAATTGCTAAATCAATTGCGATCGGCAATCCAGCAGATGGCATTTATGCAGTGGAGATAGCGAAGAAAACTGGCGGTAATATTGAAGCAGTCAATGATGCAGAAATTATTGAAGGCATCAAGTTGCTGGCTGAAACCGAAGGTATCTTCACCGAAACAGCAGGTGGTACAACCGTCGCCGTGCTGAAAAAGTTGGTAGAAGCTGGCAAAATAGATCCAGATGAAACTACCGTGGTTTACATCACTGGCAATGGTTTGAAAACCCAAGAAGCATTACAAGGCTACGTTGGCGAACCTTTGACAATTGATGCCAAACTCGATAGTTTTGAAAATGCCCTAGAGCGCTCGCGTACACTCGACCGCTTAGAATGGCAACAAGTCCTCGTTTAG
- the tnpA gene encoding IS200/IS605 family transposase has product MVPRRSSHSVFSIHLHFVFVTKYRRKTITASMLERLQKIFANVCIKTKCRLIEFSGEVDHVHLLVDFHPDNNLSVLVGSLKSASSRIIQKEFSEHLSNFYRQPVFWSSSYYVSSTGGAPIEKIKQYIQSQESPNE; this is encoded by the coding sequence GTGGTTCCCAGAAGAAGCTCTCATTCTGTTTTCTCTATTCACCTACATTTTGTGTTTGTAACCAAGTACAGACGCAAAACAATAACCGCTTCAATGTTGGAACGGTTGCAAAAAATATTTGCAAATGTCTGTATAAAAACCAAGTGCAGACTAATCGAGTTTTCAGGCGAAGTGGATCATGTTCATTTGCTAGTTGATTTCCACCCAGATAACAACTTATCCGTTCTTGTAGGTAGTCTAAAATCAGCATCAAGCAGAATTATTCAGAAAGAATTCTCAGAACATCTATCTAATTTTTATCGTCAACCTGTTTTTTGGTCTAGTTCATATTATGTCTCTTCTACTGGCGGCGCACCAATTGAAAAAATTAAGCAATATATACAATCTCAAGAATCCCCAAATGAATGA